The proteins below come from a single Miscanthus floridulus cultivar M001 chromosome 1, ASM1932011v1, whole genome shotgun sequence genomic window:
- the LOC136492593 gene encoding probable methyltransferase PMT2 isoform X1 — MRGSRMNPGDRRTRSTMIIVIVMGLSCFFYILGAWQKSGTGRGDSIALRVNQETDCTILPNLHFETHHTISGANPLIMSNKMIEPCHIRYSDYTPCQDQNRAMAFPRENMTYRERHCPVENEKQHCLIPAPKGYVTPFSWPKSRDYVPFANAPYKSLTVEKAVQNWIQYQGDVFKFPGGGTMFPNGANAYLDELASIIPLADGTIRTALDTGCGVASFGAYLMDRNVLAMSFAPRDSHEAQVQFALERGVPAVIGVLGTIKLPYPSRSFDMAHCSRCLIPWESNGGMYMMEVDRVLRPGGYWILSGPPINWKKYYQSWKRSKQDAEEDQHRIENIAEMLCWDKIYEKDDIAIWQKQGNSYSCHQKDGHASKMCKVQDADDVWYKKMESCVTPPVEAAQLKKFPERLSAIPPRILEGQIPGITEEVYEDDNKLWKKHVNTYKRVNKLIGSSRYRNIMDMNAGLGSFAATLHSPRSWVMNVVPSISERNTLGIIYERGLIGIYHDWCEGFSTYPRTYDLIHGNGIFSLYQNKCDAEDILLEMDRILRPEGAVILRDSADVLNKVRSMVAGMRWKSKLLDHEDGPHVPEKILISVKEYWVGSEEQNS; from the exons ATGAGGGGCTCAAGAATGAATCCAGGTGACCGTAGAACGCGGAGCACAATGATAATAGTAATTGTGATGGGTTTATCCTGCTTCTTTTACATACTAGGTGCTTGGCAGAAAAGTGGGACAGGAAGGGGTGATAGTATAGCTCTGAGGGTTAACCAAGAAACTGACTGTACAATCTTGCCAAATTTGCACTTCGAGACCCATCATACCATAAGTGGCGCTAATCCATTAATCATGTCCAATAAAATGATTGAGCCATGCCACATCCGATACAGTGACTATACTCCTTGTCAAGACCAGAACCGAGCAATGGCCTTTCCTAGAGAAAATATGACATACAGAGAAAGGCATTGTCCTGTAGAGAATGAGAAACAGCATTGTCTAATCCCAGCACCAAAAGGATATGTCACCCCTTTCTCTTGGCCCAAGAGCCGTGACTATGTTCCATTTGCAAATGCTCCTTATAAGAGTCTGACAGTTGAGAAAGCTGTTCAGAATTGGATCCAATATCAGGGAGATGTGTTCAAATTTCCAGGAGGAGGAACGATGTTTCCCAATGGAGCGAATGCTTACCTTGATGAACTTGCATCCATCATCCCACTCGCTGATGGCACCATCAGAACTGCACTTGATACTGGATGTGGG GTTGCAAGCTTCGGAGCTTACCTAATGGACAGAAATGTATTAGCCATGTCATTTGCACCCAGAGATTCACACGAAGCTCAGGTTCAATTTGCTTTGGAGCGAGGTGTCCCTGCAGTAATTGGAGTACTTGGAACTATAAAGCTCCCATACCCCTCTAGATCTTTTGATATGGCTCATTGCTCACGCTGTTTAATCCCATGGGAGTCAAATG GTGGTATGTACATGATGGAAGTAGATCGGGTTCTGAGGCCTGGGGGTTATTGGATACTTTCTGGACCTCCCATCAATTGGAAGAAATACTACCAATCATGGAAAAGGTCTAAACAAGATGCAGAGGAAGATCAACATAGAATTGAAAACATTGCTGAAATGCTTTGCTGGGATAAAATCTATGAGAAGGATGATATTGCTATTTGGCAGAAACAAGGGAATTCATATTCATGTCATCAAAAggatggtcatgctagcaagatGTGCAAAGTTCAAGATGCAGATGATGTCTG GTATAAGAAAATGGAATCTTGTGTAACACCTCCGGTAGAGGCAGCACAGCTGAAGAAGTTTCCAGAGAGACTATCTGCCATTCCTCCCAGAATTCTGGAGGGTCAGATCCCAGGCATCACAGAAGAAGTCTATGAGGATGATAATAAGTTGTGGAAGAAGCATGTCAATACTTATAAGAGGGTGAACAAGCTGATAGGTTCTTCAAGGTACAGGAATATTATGGACATGAATGCAGGCCTCGGAAGTTTTGCTGCAACTCTTCATTCTCCCAGGTCCTGGGTAATGAACGTTGTGCCCTCTATATCAGAAAGGAATACTCTCGGTATCATCTATGAGCGAGGTCTGATTGGTATATACCATGATTG GTGTGAAGGCTTCTCAACATACCCTAGGACATACGACCTGATACATGGCAATGGCATCTTCAGTTTATATCAGAACAA GTGTGACGCAGAAGACATTCTTCTGGAGATGGATAGGATTTTACGGCCAGAGGGTGCAGTCATACTGCGGGACAGTGCTGATGTACTGAACAAGGTTAGAAGTATGGTGGCAGGAATGCGGTGGAAGTCCAAGTTACTTGATCATGAGGATGGCCCGCATGTTCCCGAGAAGATTCTGATTTCAGTGAAAGAGTATTGGGTTGGCAGTGAAGAACAGAACAGCTGA
- the LOC136492593 gene encoding probable methyltransferase PMT2 isoform X2: protein MWAGSNISDHVQVASFGAYLMDRNVLAMSFAPRDSHEAQVQFALERGVPAVIGVLGTIKLPYPSRSFDMAHCSRCLIPWESNGGMYMMEVDRVLRPGGYWILSGPPINWKKYYQSWKRSKQDAEEDQHRIENIAEMLCWDKIYEKDDIAIWQKQGNSYSCHQKDGHASKMCKVQDADDVWYKKMESCVTPPVEAAQLKKFPERLSAIPPRILEGQIPGITEEVYEDDNKLWKKHVNTYKRVNKLIGSSRYRNIMDMNAGLGSFAATLHSPRSWVMNVVPSISERNTLGIIYERGLIGIYHDWCEGFSTYPRTYDLIHGNGIFSLYQNKCDAEDILLEMDRILRPEGAVILRDSADVLNKVRSMVAGMRWKSKLLDHEDGPHVPEKILISVKEYWVGSEEQNS from the exons ATGTGGG CTGGGAGTAACATTTCTGACCACGTACAGGTTGCAAGCTTCGGAGCTTACCTAATGGACAGAAATGTATTAGCCATGTCATTTGCACCCAGAGATTCACACGAAGCTCAGGTTCAATTTGCTTTGGAGCGAGGTGTCCCTGCAGTAATTGGAGTACTTGGAACTATAAAGCTCCCATACCCCTCTAGATCTTTTGATATGGCTCATTGCTCACGCTGTTTAATCCCATGGGAGTCAAATG GTGGTATGTACATGATGGAAGTAGATCGGGTTCTGAGGCCTGGGGGTTATTGGATACTTTCTGGACCTCCCATCAATTGGAAGAAATACTACCAATCATGGAAAAGGTCTAAACAAGATGCAGAGGAAGATCAACATAGAATTGAAAACATTGCTGAAATGCTTTGCTGGGATAAAATCTATGAGAAGGATGATATTGCTATTTGGCAGAAACAAGGGAATTCATATTCATGTCATCAAAAggatggtcatgctagcaagatGTGCAAAGTTCAAGATGCAGATGATGTCTG GTATAAGAAAATGGAATCTTGTGTAACACCTCCGGTAGAGGCAGCACAGCTGAAGAAGTTTCCAGAGAGACTATCTGCCATTCCTCCCAGAATTCTGGAGGGTCAGATCCCAGGCATCACAGAAGAAGTCTATGAGGATGATAATAAGTTGTGGAAGAAGCATGTCAATACTTATAAGAGGGTGAACAAGCTGATAGGTTCTTCAAGGTACAGGAATATTATGGACATGAATGCAGGCCTCGGAAGTTTTGCTGCAACTCTTCATTCTCCCAGGTCCTGGGTAATGAACGTTGTGCCCTCTATATCAGAAAGGAATACTCTCGGTATCATCTATGAGCGAGGTCTGATTGGTATATACCATGATTG GTGTGAAGGCTTCTCAACATACCCTAGGACATACGACCTGATACATGGCAATGGCATCTTCAGTTTATATCAGAACAA GTGTGACGCAGAAGACATTCTTCTGGAGATGGATAGGATTTTACGGCCAGAGGGTGCAGTCATACTGCGGGACAGTGCTGATGTACTGAACAAGGTTAGAAGTATGGTGGCAGGAATGCGGTGGAAGTCCAAGTTACTTGATCATGAGGATGGCCCGCATGTTCCCGAGAAGATTCTGATTTCAGTGAAAGAGTATTGGGTTGGCAGTGAAGAACAGAACAGCTGA